Proteins encoded together in one Thalassotalea crassostreae window:
- a CDS encoding tyrosine-type recombinase/integrase: MFYSKQPNIKQVSTQIANIYETHCDIKVNAGKIKDLLSQTPELYSDRERYFSQKYISRINSYANSFSGNEKMQYGIARDAILFVHVYHFDWSLPPIEQQKVEDKYNKAFERVSSFNKVTEKLHAAHQRHLTSLLDNGAEIPIGAIALTFLLETMPLSLAHLAQVLSSKKAIDDHSVTELNHFSAPTAEFVIDKDSISTQYSRIALRPTTYLLLSTYHDFTPISEDKLRTELLAYVKQLLPSAKISKTNLPLILKCHWQWQTNTWAAADLYYPENQWAIPPERYHQLVNSNHLRPKQDYLNGLDLFRTFKAEQSKTKPDKASAETEAKSSSTKTRVPPTVELLKRYDGKNREAALLFHEQQNIEYDEDNIVPALHYYCVKDFIEFGGSNPTKPIEKSSIENYTAIKGLLKSHPLALYKCFDESELERWALNLYNDAKNTSQRKTVLKFLQRIRYQSIIENLDLSELLPVWTKPKTDANTITPSEVLIIDRAIEAQSHDDPLSIEFTRLALALAFHGALRRGEVRRLRIQDCERLSPTGDVYRLKITNTKEGKTKRRKTRYVYLALPEKDSERLNMILELKKHAPIDEPLIGYGQETQSQREQRYFKPISLAIKAICGQSARFHHLRHGGAWVLTMQGIRLFTPATPLPAILKRDAWLFTKAYCEKRFWYWCENRNIEHLNCGVLFDEIKNMLGHSSFATTRLSYLHGHEWVCDAFASPYITISKTHFRQLLQLPKKDRRLARAIERLSLLAPKKEFSNETQHNTLKLLYTQESLPTELASQYPLEKNDLLIYRSALLPLMINSKSFCEEFVEIKPSENKQVGGLTALNADPFDAAKKPSGSKTLVNQGKALSPTKQSNSDLKLDEMSVEESFKKRVSSNGSFWSQLLNVQFNNASQIQNNNHWAMLSNLRKNYPSLATGCPALSVVNRNLLNRWQNKYQAKKPFVFVLPTNDRVFVQLCRLLNEPLFKYLKTTISIAPVKTSDDEVLILPMELFLSQAKKITTASKFRHIYNLSSDRNSQKPLKATLQFNAPKYFLNLVLEKTHAN; encoded by the coding sequence ATGTTTTACTCCAAACAACCCAACATAAAACAGGTAAGCACCCAGATAGCAAATATCTACGAAACTCACTGTGATATCAAAGTGAATGCCGGAAAAATTAAAGACTTGTTATCGCAAACACCTGAGCTCTATAGCGACCGAGAACGCTACTTTTCGCAAAAGTATATATCGAGAATAAACAGTTATGCTAATTCTTTCTCTGGTAATGAGAAGATGCAATATGGTATTGCTCGAGACGCCATTTTATTTGTTCACGTTTATCATTTTGATTGGTCTTTACCACCAATCGAGCAACAAAAAGTCGAAGACAAATATAATAAAGCATTTGAACGAGTATCATCGTTTAACAAAGTAACCGAAAAGCTTCATGCCGCACACCAGCGCCATCTAACTTCGCTTCTAGATAATGGTGCAGAAATACCAATCGGCGCTATCGCCTTAACGTTTTTATTAGAAACCATGCCTTTGTCACTCGCCCACTTAGCGCAAGTGCTAAGTAGCAAAAAAGCAATTGATGATCACTCGGTTACTGAGTTAAACCATTTTAGCGCCCCTACTGCTGAGTTTGTCATCGACAAAGACAGCATTTCAACCCAGTATTCACGCATCGCATTAAGGCCAACTACGTATTTATTGCTGAGCACTTATCACGATTTTACGCCGATATCTGAAGACAAGCTAAGAACAGAATTACTTGCCTATGTGAAACAGCTTTTGCCTAGCGCTAAAATAAGCAAAACAAACTTACCCTTGATTTTAAAGTGCCATTGGCAGTGGCAAACAAATACCTGGGCCGCAGCAGATTTATACTACCCCGAAAACCAATGGGCAATCCCGCCAGAGCGCTACCATCAATTAGTAAATTCAAACCATTTGCGCCCAAAACAGGATTACTTAAATGGATTGGATTTATTTAGAACGTTCAAAGCTGAGCAAAGTAAAACAAAACCTGATAAAGCTTCCGCTGAAACAGAGGCCAAAAGCTCTTCAACTAAAACTCGAGTACCGCCTACGGTAGAGTTGCTAAAACGATACGATGGTAAGAACCGAGAGGCCGCATTATTGTTCCATGAACAGCAGAACATTGAATACGATGAAGACAATATTGTGCCTGCATTGCATTATTATTGTGTAAAAGATTTCATTGAATTTGGTGGTTCAAACCCGACAAAACCAATCGAAAAATCATCCATTGAAAATTACACCGCAATTAAAGGGTTATTAAAGTCACACCCTCTGGCTTTGTATAAATGCTTCGATGAAAGCGAATTGGAGCGTTGGGCGTTAAACCTTTATAACGATGCCAAAAACACCAGCCAGCGTAAAACGGTTTTAAAGTTTCTGCAACGCATTCGTTACCAATCAATTATCGAAAATTTGGATTTGAGTGAATTATTGCCTGTCTGGACAAAACCGAAGACCGATGCCAATACCATCACGCCATCCGAAGTTTTGATCATAGATCGTGCCATCGAAGCACAAAGCCATGATGACCCACTGTCAATAGAATTTACCCGTCTTGCCTTGGCACTTGCTTTTCATGGCGCTTTGCGCCGGGGTGAAGTGAGACGCCTGAGAATTCAAGATTGTGAACGATTATCGCCAACGGGCGATGTCTATCGTCTGAAAATAACCAACACCAAAGAAGGAAAAACGAAAAGACGTAAAACCCGTTACGTTTATTTAGCACTACCAGAAAAGGACTCAGAACGACTAAACATGATCCTTGAGCTGAAAAAGCATGCCCCTATCGATGAGCCACTCATTGGTTATGGCCAAGAAACGCAATCGCAACGAGAGCAACGCTATTTCAAGCCAATCAGCCTTGCCATCAAGGCAATTTGTGGTCAATCTGCTCGGTTCCACCACTTGAGACATGGCGGTGCTTGGGTATTAACGATGCAGGGAATTCGCCTTTTTACACCTGCGACACCTTTACCAGCAATATTAAAACGAGATGCGTGGCTTTTTACAAAAGCGTATTGTGAAAAGCGTTTCTGGTATTGGTGTGAAAACCGAAACATTGAGCATTTAAACTGCGGTGTGCTCTTTGACGAGATCAAAAATATGCTGGGGCACTCGTCGTTTGCAACAACTCGGCTAAGTTACCTGCACGGTCATGAATGGGTATGTGATGCTTTTGCGTCGCCATATATCACCATTTCAAAAACACATTTTAGGCAACTACTGCAGCTTCCTAAAAAAGACAGAAGGCTCGCCAGAGCCATTGAACGTTTATCTTTGTTAGCGCCGAAAAAAGAGTTCAGCAACGAAACACAGCACAACACACTTAAGCTACTTTATACGCAAGAATCATTACCTACAGAATTAGCAAGCCAATATCCTTTGGAGAAAAATGACCTGCTGATCTACCGTTCAGCGTTGTTGCCGTTAATGATAAATTCCAAATCGTTTTGTGAAGAATTCGTCGAAATAAAACCAAGCGAAAACAAACAAGTCGGTGGGTTAACTGCGTTAAACGCCGATCCTTTTGATGCTGCTAAAAAGCCATCTGGCAGTAAAACACTCGTAAACCAAGGAAAAGCCCTAAGCCCAACTAAACAAAGCAATAGTGATTTAAAACTTGATGAGATGAGCGTAGAGGAATCTTTCAAAAAACGGGTGTCTTCTAATGGCAGCTTTTGGAGTCAATTACTAAACGTTCAATTTAATAACGCGTCGCAAATACAAAACAATAACCATTGGGCAATGCTATCAAACTTACGTAAAAACTACCCATCTCTCGCTACCGGCTGCCCCGCATTATCGGTTGTTAACCGAAATCTATTAAATCGCTGGCAAAACAAATACCAAGCGAAAAAACCTTTCGTTTTTGTGTTACCAACAAACGATAGGGTATTTGTTCAGCTTTGTCGATTGCTTAACGAACCACTTTTTAAGTATCTCAAAACAACCATTTCCATTGCACCTGTAAAGACATCAGATGACGAGGTTTTAATACTGCCAATGGAATTATTTTTATCTCAAGCAAAAAAAATTACCACAGCATCCAAATTTAGACACATATATAACCTAAGCAGCGATAGAAATTCGCAAAAGCCATTAAAGGCGACTTTGCAATTTAACGCACCTAAATATTTTTTAAACCTAGTACTGGAGAAAACTCATGCAAATTAA
- a CDS encoding nuclease-related domain-containing protein, with amino-acid sequence MDINADLSKAIATPQAYYQSVFSARANNDSICQAALYTIEQFLDGKYLGKASKQEKTEDFWQSPFLFDVSDEVLKHPSFTIALSQYFYVGLPIDNPIILDIANRSAHTLINAIRYSEIVTDKQFTTIPLCEKLNTPSDEITSFLNVFTAINNEFQVADERAKQAQHQIANLSCVELLMYCARYIFETILPTVDSKPHELVHYWHVINELLKHNLIDNQQQRLQMTERDVALCAKKVFMSDLIAQPNADCLNDYQAVSQAMIAQSVLVNFTQSIVEEFCYNDDAEFYVDDGRAYRKEGSGRQRDICLEKKQSMLNTYWQLKALDVFEQSKYAGKLIGTPENHEENQIAVLMTMVSELQLSSLYGIETIKTDNNIHVNVFDALLAMNLTSAFYQKEFIERYKSNLTACSSVQEALSSFMLEGLLSLGENRFPVTFSKKKDKINRFMDWTVNDKYSNGNRAVAKAVVDFWQHNLAQTANTLNENNGALMPLFNERPLLNVGSMIIQMPWVGAFQNNTTAAVNNLRRIGARRADVKSETSRIEENLSRAFRAKGVTVLVGYHPPKVDDTDPGEIDLICALGDSVLVIEVKSSFIRNSRKEQWLHKVNGLRKADSQISRKVAAVQDLIQSNVEFCKQLKLPDINSIAVGNVTGLIVGTSLSAERHSNSGHLITSLEETLIALWDDPQYVVKEASLTGEKLARESMKSLFPNGFTISDLMCAIQSDRIFN; translated from the coding sequence ATGGATATTAACGCAGATTTATCTAAAGCCATTGCAACGCCACAAGCATATTACCAATCCGTATTTAGCGCTCGTGCTAATAACGACTCTATTTGCCAAGCAGCACTCTACACCATCGAACAGTTTCTAGACGGTAAGTATCTAGGTAAAGCGTCGAAGCAAGAGAAAACTGAAGACTTTTGGCAAAGCCCATTCTTATTTGATGTGTCAGATGAGGTGCTCAAGCATCCGTCATTTACCATCGCATTATCTCAGTATTTTTATGTTGGATTGCCAATCGATAACCCGATAATTTTAGATATTGCCAACCGATCAGCTCACACCTTGATAAACGCCATTCGTTATAGTGAAATCGTGACAGATAAACAATTTACTACGATACCATTATGCGAAAAATTGAATACACCAAGTGATGAAATAACATCGTTTTTAAACGTGTTTACCGCGATAAACAACGAATTCCAAGTGGCTGACGAAAGAGCCAAACAAGCACAACATCAAATTGCGAACCTGTCGTGTGTTGAGCTTTTGATGTATTGCGCACGCTATATTTTTGAGACGATATTACCTACAGTGGACTCTAAGCCACATGAGTTGGTCCACTACTGGCACGTGATTAATGAACTACTAAAACATAACCTTATCGACAATCAACAACAACGCTTGCAAATGACGGAGCGTGACGTTGCTTTATGCGCTAAAAAAGTGTTTATGAGTGATTTGATAGCACAGCCAAATGCGGATTGTCTTAACGACTACCAAGCTGTGAGCCAAGCTATGATCGCGCAATCGGTATTGGTTAATTTTACGCAATCGATTGTTGAAGAGTTTTGTTATAACGACGACGCAGAGTTTTATGTTGACGATGGTCGGGCATATCGAAAAGAAGGCTCGGGTAGGCAACGCGATATTTGTCTCGAGAAAAAGCAATCCATGCTCAATACTTATTGGCAATTAAAAGCGTTAGATGTTTTTGAGCAATCTAAATATGCCGGAAAGCTTATTGGAACTCCTGAGAATCATGAAGAAAATCAGATTGCAGTTTTGATGACGATGGTAAGTGAACTTCAGTTATCATCACTATATGGTATTGAGACGATTAAAACCGACAATAACATTCACGTAAACGTATTTGATGCACTGCTCGCGATGAATTTAACCAGTGCGTTTTATCAAAAAGAATTTATTGAGCGATATAAGTCAAATCTAACAGCCTGTAGCTCTGTTCAGGAAGCTCTATCAAGCTTTATGCTAGAAGGATTATTGTCGTTAGGTGAGAATCGTTTTCCTGTTACATTTTCAAAAAAGAAAGATAAAATTAACCGGTTCATGGATTGGACGGTTAATGATAAATACTCAAATGGTAATAGGGCAGTTGCCAAAGCGGTGGTGGATTTTTGGCAGCACAACCTTGCTCAAACAGCCAATACACTTAACGAAAATAATGGTGCGTTAATGCCGTTATTTAATGAGCGGCCATTGCTGAATGTCGGTAGTATGATTATACAAATGCCATGGGTTGGTGCTTTTCAAAATAACACTACAGCAGCTGTAAACAACCTTCGACGCATCGGTGCAAGAAGGGCTGATGTTAAATCGGAAACCTCTCGGATCGAAGAAAACCTTTCTAGGGCATTTCGGGCGAAAGGCGTCACGGTACTTGTTGGTTATCACCCGCCTAAAGTTGACGACACTGACCCTGGGGAAATAGATTTAATTTGTGCGCTAGGTGATAGTGTTCTGGTTATCGAAGTGAAGTCTTCGTTTATAAGAAACTCTCGAAAAGAGCAATGGCTGCACAAAGTAAATGGATTACGAAAAGCAGATTCTCAAATAAGTAGAAAGGTTGCTGCAGTGCAGGATTTGATACAATCTAATGTTGAATTTTGTAAACAATTAAAGCTGCCTGATATTAATTCGATTGCAGTTGGAAATGTGACAGGGCTAATTGTCGGTACGTCTTTAAGCGCTGAGCGTCATTCCAATAGCGGGCATTTAATTACATCTCTTGAAGAGACACTGATAGCTTTGTGGGATGACCCACAATATGTTGTCAAAGAAGCCTCGTTAACAGGTGAAAAGCTAGCCAGAGAATCGATGAAGAGCTTATTCCCAAATGGTTTTACAATATCTGACTTAATGTGTGCTATTCAAAGCGATCGAATTTTTAATTAG